A genome region from Dreissena polymorpha isolate Duluth1 chromosome 16, UMN_Dpol_1.0, whole genome shotgun sequence includes the following:
- the LOC127862176 gene encoding uncharacterized protein LOC127862176 has protein sequence MWRLLIFAMCVWMAKAQGPSTTPPPFQYGQYCAPRNTTALAPYLANNGTTLPTMPTFPDTFQVRVEANIIEKNTTIVGEEFYDKVNNRAALRTITNNSEDYMIFDYNNDQLIYDVNGVCYATDLKYDDNQLLFGMQMTGAGIPHIYNTAQTLHFAQANGLMYMGRQVIRGILCDWWRSCMYWDILASNFTLDYFFTAQDASFTWTEPDNENVVPIRAEITGTQYIPQVNGANSKNFHHIYEYFDFRNAIWGPDDKFWPPRGVQCTGRKDPKPVPQLTSQYSYREEIVDYVNSAVSQADIYYDFPYQLVRFDYRPSSAGYPYYTTNPVTEIHDYNTGIAYAIDKTQGNCSMIPIQNASFDASVNITGNSNGFYIRMKSPSQLFYLDNTTYSYEGQRTVRGMLCDVYISKRTDFTLPTYTMNFTSTFEFYFLSSSWTQQNNIGKTSILQNTPVQLVISTPDIVGYQATYNIYNWVPEDPSFNRFDVTSCYDDNSQQSFIMQWPGSWDSSIAQYQNQFVRAVTKTIVRLAHVNPIRVQKPTFKFDPTNIYFIATLLDAPPPMAYFTKMSNSYQQTTNDATLSVTSPDDCARACNTGSNLPVSCMSFDFCLSNSVCALSTTHAQKGQIVGTATCDHYDRTVDYQSLNIPLDKVWTTLKNSVLIGDFQFSLPINGQNVQFTAGAIDNNVIQNAQRQLSSQALMDQFVQQINKDIPGYDDLVLTGIAIDDCATGCLTQQSWVCNSFSYCFDTGYCVLSKLHPDARPSTVVNKPLCDLYSKKYTVDYQLVQGKTVLSSSDTIYQNIYSADQCAQLCSNYNGFNCKSFDYCDGISTCFLGKTHYFDVPQSDVQDSPMCDHYSRKYISDFSQTSRQKLLNQANRIIQNIPVDQCAKLCVEQEGASCASFGYCGNTSECRLSTASMRNVGQVSSEPNLYCDIYNRQSFPDGTPYINNPQKYFGSQQSTGYSGGSMAGLAFGMIILGIVIAIGVFFGFQKFKGNPNDGMSVHFVKNESES, from the exons ATGTGGAGATTACTGATTTTCGCGATGTGTGTCTGGATGGCGAAGGCTCAGGGACCTAGCACCACGCCACCACCCTTCCAATACGGCCAATATTGTGCGCCCAGGAACACCACCGCGCTAGCACCTTATT TGGCAAATAATGGCACCACACTACCTACGATGCCTACGTTCCCTGATACGTTCCAAGTGAGAGTAGAAGCGAACATTATCGAAAAGAATACGACGATCGTGGGAGAGGAATTTTACGACAAGGTAAACAACCGCGCCGCCTTGCGGACGATCACGAACAACTCAGAGGACTACATGATCTTCGATTACAACAACGATCAGCTGATCTATGACGTCA ACGGCGTCTGCTATGCCACGGATCTGAAGTATGACGACAACCAACTGCTGTTTGGAATGCAAATGACAGGCGCTGGTATTCCCCATATCTACAACACAGCACAGACACTGCATTTTGCGCAGGCCAATGGACTG ATGTACATGGGCCGCCAGGTCATCCGAGGCATCCTGTGTGACTGGTGGCGCTCTTGTATGTACTGGGACATTCTGGCCTCCAACTTTACCCTCGACTACTTCTTCACAG CTCAAGACGCAAGTTTCACGTGGACTGAACCAGACAACGAGAACGTTGTTCCTATTCGCGCCGAGATAACAGGGACCCAGTACATCCCCCAGGTAAACGGGGCGAACTCCAAAAATTTCCACCACATATACGAATACTTCGACTTCCGCAACGCAATCTGGGGTCCCGATGACAAGTTTTGG CCACCTCGAGGCGTGCAGTGCACGGGCCGTAAGGACCCGAAGCCGGTCCCGCAGCTGACATCTCAGTATTCGTACCGGGAGGAGATTGTCGACTACGTCAATTCAGCCGTCTCCCAGGCGGAT ATTTATTACGACTTCCCGTACCAGCTGGTCAGGTTCGACTACCGACCGAGTAGCGCTGGGTACCCGTATTACACGACGAACCCCGTCACCGAGATACACGATTATAACACTG gTATCGCCTACGCTATCGACAAGACTCAGGGCAATTGTTCAATGATTCCCATTCAGAACGCAAGTTTTGACGCCTCTGTCAACATCACCGGCAATTCAAATGGGTTCTACATCCGCATGAAGTCACCATCCCAGCTCTTCTACCTGGACAACACGACTTACTCGTATGAGGGACAG CGCACTGTGCGAGGAATGCTTTGTGACGTGTATATCTCCAAGCGGACGGACTTCACACTTCCCACTTACACCATGAATTTCACGTCGACCTTCGAATTCTACTTCCTGTCT AGCTCTTGGACCCAACAGAACAATATTGGTAAAACATCGATCCTTCAGAACACGCCCGTACAGCTGGTCATATCGACACCTGATATC GTAGGTTACCAAGCAACGTACAACATCTACAACTGGGTGCCAGAAGACCCCTCCTTCAACAGGTTTGATGTCACCAGCTGCTATGACGACAACTCACAACAATCTTTCATCATGCAGTGGCCTG GAAGCTGGGACTCGAGTATTGCCCAGTATCAGAACCAGTTTGTGCGCGCGGTGACGAAGACGATCGTGCGATTGGCGCACGTGAACCCAATCCGCGTGCAGAAGCCAACTTTCAAGTTTGACCCTACAAATATCTACTTTATAGCTACGCTCCTTGACGCGCCACCGCCCATGG CTTATTTCACCAAGATGTCCAACTCGTACCAACAGACGACCAACGACGCAACTCTCTCCGTCACCAGTCCTGATGACTGTGCGCGCGCATGTAACACCGGAAGTAATCTCCCAGTAAGCTGCATGAGTTTCGACTTCTGCCTCAGCAACAGCGTCTGCGCGTTGAGCACGACCCACGCACAAAAGGGTCAAATCGTCGGAACGGCCACGTGTGACCACTATGACC GTACGGTTGACTATCAGAGCTTAAACATTCCTCTGGATAAGGTATGGACCACCCTGAAGAACTCCGTGCTGATCGGGGACTTCCAGTTCTCACTGCCCATCAACGGACAG AATGTTCAATTCACCGCCGGAGCAATAGACAACAATGTGATACAAAATGCGCAACGACAGTTGTCATCGC AGGCGCTCATGGACCAGTTTGTGCAACAGATCAACAAAGACATTCCCGGTTATGACGATCTCGTCCTTACTGGCATTGCCATTGACGACTGCGCGACCGGATGTCTTACGCAACAGAGCTGGGTGTGCAACTCGTTCTCCTACTGCTTTGACACCGGGTACTGCGTACTCTCGAAGCTACATCCTGACGCCCGACCCTCTACCGTCGTCAACAAGCCGCTTTGTGATCTCTATTCAA AGAAGTACACTGTGGACTATCAGCTAGTGCAAGGCAAGACGGTCTTATCGAGCTCAGACACGATCTACCAGAACATATACAGCGCCGACCAGTGCGCCCAGCTGTGCAGTAACTACAACGGCTTTAACTGCAAGTCCTTCGACTACTGCGACGGCATCTCGACCTGCTTCCTCGGCAAGACCCACTACTTTGACGTGCCCCAGAGCGACGTACAGGACTCTCCCATGTGTGACCACTACTCCA GGAAGTACATCTCGGACTTCTCGCAGACGAGCCGCCAGAAGCTCCTGAACCAGGCGAACCGCATCATACAGAACATTCCTGTGGACCAATGCGCCAAGCTTTGCGTGGAGCAGGAAGGTGCAAGCTGCGCCAGCTTCGGTTACTGCGGCAACACATCTGAATGCCGCCTCAGCACGGCTTCCATGCGCAACGTGGGCCAGGTGTCTTCTGAGCCAAACCTGTATTGCGATATCTACAACA GACAGTCGTTCCCTGATGGAACGCCGTATATCAACAACCCGCAGAAATACTTTGGTTCACAACAGTCAACCGGGTACAGTGGAG gTTCGATGGCGGGTCTGGCGTTCGGTATGATCATACTGGGCATTGTTATAGCGATCGGTGTATTCTTCGGCTTCCAGAAATTCAAGGGTAATCCCAACGACGGTATGAGTGTGCATTTTGTCAAGAACGAAAGCGAATCCTAG